From Pseudomonas putida, one genomic window encodes:
- a CDS encoding divergent polysaccharide deacetylase family protein — MRYLLPVLLCLAAACAHAAPASKAYMSIIIDDLGQSTERDSRTLALPGPVTMAIMPDTPHATEFARQAHQAGKTVILHMPMDPATGPYAWHPEIALPELARRLDAALAKVPYAAGINNHMGSRMTAQRSAMTWLMGELQRRHLFFVDSRTSAATVAAAEAQAQALGHVSRDVFLDDVRTTEAITAQLQQGVALARRQGSAVLIGHPYPQTLQVLEQEMPRLRSQGIELVSLAQMIAERGNQAMPAHGKHGRYSNR; from the coding sequence CTGCGGTATCTGCTGCCCGTGCTGTTGTGCCTGGCAGCCGCATGTGCCCACGCGGCCCCGGCCAGCAAGGCCTACATGAGCATCATCATCGACGACCTGGGCCAGAGCACCGAGCGCGACAGCAGGACGCTCGCGCTGCCTGGCCCTGTGACGATGGCGATCATGCCGGATACCCCACACGCCACCGAGTTCGCCCGCCAGGCGCACCAGGCAGGCAAGACGGTAATCCTGCACATGCCCATGGACCCCGCCACCGGGCCCTATGCCTGGCACCCGGAGATCGCCCTACCAGAGCTCGCCAGGCGATTGGACGCGGCCTTGGCCAAGGTGCCCTACGCCGCCGGCATCAACAACCACATGGGCAGCCGCATGACCGCCCAGCGTAGCGCCATGACCTGGCTGATGGGTGAACTTCAGCGGCGGCATCTGTTTTTCGTGGACAGCCGCACCAGTGCTGCCACCGTCGCTGCCGCCGAGGCCCAGGCACAGGCCCTTGGGCACGTCTCGCGTGACGTGTTTCTGGACGACGTCCGTACCACAGAGGCCATCACCGCACAGCTGCAGCAAGGCGTGGCACTGGCACGTCGGCAAGGCTCGGCGGTGCTGATCGGGCACCCTTACCCGCAAACCCTGCAGGTGCTGGAACAGGAAATGCCCCGGCTGCGCAGCCAGGGCATCGAGCTGGTATCACTGGCACAGATGATTGCAGAACGCGGCAATCAGGCCATGCCTGCCCATGGCAAGCACGGCCGCTACAGCAATCGCTGA
- a CDS encoding S41 family peptidase codes for MLHSPRLTQLALTIALATGMPLAIAAEPAPAKPAAVPATEVTARAPLPLEELRTFAEVMDRIKAAYVEPVDDKTLLENAIKGMLSNLDPHSAYLGPEDFQELQESTSGEFGGLGIEVGQEDGFVKVVSPIDDTPASRAGVQAGDLIVKINGAPTRGQSMTEAVDKMRGKVGEKITLTLVRDGGTPFDVNLVRAVIQVKSVKSQLLENDYGYIRITQFQVKTGDEVGKALAKLRKDNGKKLRGVVLDLRNNPGGVLQSAVEVADHFLTKGLIVYTKGRIANSELRFSADPADASEAVPLVVLINGGSASASEIVAGALQDQKRAVLMGTDSFGKGSVQTVLPLANDRALKLTTALYFTPNGRSIQAQGIVPDIEVRPAKLTAEVDTENFKEADLQGHLGNGNGGADRPTGSSKRKERPQDDDFQLSQALSLLKGLNITSGK; via the coding sequence ATGCTGCACTCGCCTCGTCTCACCCAGCTGGCCCTGACCATCGCCCTGGCGACTGGTATGCCTTTGGCCATCGCTGCCGAGCCGGCGCCGGCCAAGCCTGCCGCGGTGCCAGCCACCGAGGTGACCGCCAGGGCGCCGCTGCCACTGGAAGAGCTGCGCACCTTCGCCGAGGTCATGGACCGCATCAAAGCGGCCTATGTCGAGCCGGTAGACGACAAGACGCTGCTGGAGAACGCCATCAAAGGCATGCTCAGCAACCTCGATCCACATTCGGCCTACCTTGGCCCAGAGGACTTCCAGGAGCTGCAGGAAAGCACCAGTGGCGAGTTCGGTGGCCTGGGTATCGAAGTTGGCCAGGAAGACGGCTTCGTCAAGGTGGTCTCGCCCATCGATGACACCCCCGCCTCGCGCGCTGGCGTGCAGGCTGGCGACCTGATCGTCAAGATCAACGGTGCGCCAACCCGTGGCCAGAGCATGACCGAAGCGGTCGACAAGATGCGCGGCAAAGTCGGCGAGAAGATCACCCTGACCCTGGTACGTGACGGCGGCACCCCGTTCGATGTGAACCTGGTCCGTGCCGTGATCCAGGTCAAGAGCGTGAAAAGCCAGTTGCTGGAAAACGACTACGGCTACATCCGCATCACCCAGTTCCAGGTCAAGACCGGGGACGAAGTGGGCAAAGCATTGGCCAAGTTGCGCAAGGACAATGGCAAGAAACTGCGCGGCGTTGTGCTGGACCTGCGCAACAACCCCGGTGGCGTGCTCCAGTCGGCGGTGGAAGTGGCCGACCACTTCCTGACCAAGGGCCTGATCGTGTACACCAAAGGCCGTATCGCCAACTCCGAACTGCGCTTCTCCGCTGATCCGGCCGATGCCAGTGAGGCCGTGCCATTGGTAGTGCTGATCAACGGCGGCAGCGCCTCGGCCTCGGAAATCGTCGCCGGCGCCCTGCAAGACCAGAAACGCGCCGTGCTGATGGGCACCGACAGCTTCGGAAAAGGCTCGGTCCAGACCGTGCTGCCGCTGGCCAACGACCGAGCCCTGAAGCTCACCACCGCGCTTTACTTCACCCCCAATGGCCGTTCGATCCAGGCACAGGGCATCGTCCCGGACATCGAGGTGCGCCCGGCCAAGCTCACCGCAGAGGTGGATACCGAGAACTTCAAGGAAGCCGACCTGCAGGGCCACCTGGGCAACGGCAACGGGGGTGCTGACCGCCCGACCGGCAGCAGCAAGCGCAAGGAGCGCCCGCAGGACGATGACTTCCAGCTGAGCCAGGCGCTCAGCCTGCTCAAGGGGCTGAACATCACCTCCGGCAAATGA
- a CDS encoding murein hydrolase activator EnvC family protein — MLRALIFLALSCLLSPAFADERAQTQQQLDATRQDIAELKKTLGKLQEEKSGVQKDLKATETDIGNLEKQVEALQQQLKKTEGELERLDTEKKKLQSSRIEQQRLIAIQARSAYQNNGREEYLKLLLNQQNPEKFARTLSYYDYLSKARTEQLRAFNETLRQLANVEQDISRQQEQLLAQRADLDSRRQALEAERGKRQQVLAKLNSDMKDRDKKLQAREQDQADLAKVLKTIEETLARQAREAEEARKKALLAEQEAQKRRQQQALTAQQDSEPPKKARTTLGPLVSSDSTTYGGAFSAARGKLPWPVNGRLLARFGEARGSDARAKWDGVMISANPGTQVRAVHGGRVVFADWLRGAGLLVILDHGNGYLSLYGHNQSLLKSAGDIVKAGEAISTVGDSGGQDAAGLYFAIRQQGRPTDPSQWCRG, encoded by the coding sequence ATGCTTCGCGCCCTGATCTTCCTAGCCCTGTCTTGCCTGCTCAGCCCGGCCTTCGCCGACGAGCGCGCTCAGACCCAGCAACAACTGGACGCCACCCGCCAGGACATCGCCGAGCTCAAGAAGACGCTGGGCAAGCTCCAGGAAGAAAAATCCGGCGTGCAGAAAGACCTCAAAGCCACCGAAACCGACATCGGCAACCTCGAAAAGCAGGTGGAGGCTCTGCAGCAACAACTAAAAAAGACCGAGGGCGAGCTGGAGCGCCTTGATACCGAGAAAAAAAAACTCCAGAGCTCGCGCATTGAACAACAACGACTGATCGCCATTCAGGCGCGCTCCGCCTACCAGAACAATGGCCGCGAGGAATACCTCAAGCTGCTGCTCAACCAGCAGAACCCAGAGAAGTTCGCCCGCACCCTCAGCTACTACGACTACCTGAGCAAGGCGCGCACGGAGCAACTGCGTGCCTTCAACGAAACCCTGCGCCAGCTGGCCAATGTCGAACAGGACATTTCCCGCCAGCAAGAGCAGTTGCTGGCCCAGCGCGCCGACCTCGACAGCCGCCGCCAGGCCCTGGAAGCCGAGCGTGGCAAGCGTCAGCAGGTACTGGCCAAGCTCAACAGTGACATGAAAGACCGCGACAAGAAGCTGCAGGCCCGTGAACAGGACCAGGCGGACCTTGCCAAGGTGCTCAAGACCATCGAGGAAACCTTGGCTCGCCAGGCCCGTGAGGCCGAGGAGGCGCGCAAGAAGGCCCTGCTGGCCGAGCAGGAGGCCCAGAAGCGCCGACAGCAGCAAGCGTTGACCGCACAGCAGGACAGCGAACCACCAAAAAAGGCGCGCACCACCCTCGGCCCCTTGGTGTCCAGCGACAGCACAACCTACGGCGGTGCTTTTTCTGCCGCACGGGGCAAACTTCCGTGGCCGGTCAATGGTCGATTGCTGGCACGTTTCGGTGAAGCCCGTGGCAGCGATGCCCGAGCCAAGTGGGACGGTGTGATGATCAGCGCCAACCCCGGCACCCAGGTACGCGCCGTGCACGGCGGGCGCGTGGTGTTCGCCGACTGGTTGCGCGGCGCTGGACTTCTGGTCATTCTCGACCATGGTAATGGTTACCTGAGCCTGTACGGCCACAACCAGAGCCTGCTCAAGAGCGCCGGAGACATCGTCAAGGCCGGCGAGGCCATTTCCACCGTTGGCGACAGCGGCGGCCAGGATGCCGCCGGCTTGTACTTCGCCATCCGCCAGCAGGGCCGGCCCACCGACCCTTCCCAGTGGTGCAGAGGTTAA
- the gpmI gene encoding 2,3-bisphosphoglycerate-independent phosphoglycerate mutase encodes MTSTPKPLVLIILDGFGHSESPEYNAIYAANTPVYDRLRATAPHGLISGSGMDVGLPDGQMGNSEVGHMNLGAGRVVYQDFTRVTKAIRDGEFFENPVLTGAVDQAAGAGKAVHILGLLSDGGVHSHQDHLIAMAELAAQRGAEKIYLHAFLDGRDTPPRSAQSSIELLDSTFAKLGKGRIASLIGRYYAMDRDNRWDRVSAAYNLIVDSVAEHTADSATAGLEAAYMRGESDEFVKATRIGEAVKVEDGDAVIFMNFRADRARELSRVFVEADFNEFPRARLPKLAAYIGLTQYSAKIPAPAAFAPASLNNVLGEYLAKNGKTQLRIAETEKYAHVTFFFSGGREEPFEGEERILIPSPKVATYDLQPEMSAPEVTDRIVEAIEQQRYDVIVVNYANGDMVGHTGVFEAAVKAVEALDGCVGRIVEALDKVGGEALITADHGNVEQMEDECTGQAHTAHTTEPVPFIYVGKRQVKVREGGVLADVAPTMLKLLGLEKPAEMTGSSILVDG; translated from the coding sequence ATGACGAGTACGCCCAAACCCCTGGTCCTGATCATCCTGGATGGCTTCGGCCACAGCGAAAGCCCCGAATACAACGCCATCTACGCCGCCAACACGCCGGTCTATGATCGCCTGCGCGCCACAGCGCCGCATGGCCTGATTTCCGGTTCGGGGATGGATGTCGGCCTGCCGGACGGGCAGATGGGCAACTCCGAAGTCGGTCACATGAACCTGGGCGCCGGTCGTGTCGTCTACCAGGACTTCACCCGCGTGACCAAGGCCATCCGCGACGGCGAGTTCTTCGAAAACCCGGTGCTGACAGGCGCGGTGGACCAGGCTGCAGGTGCCGGCAAGGCCGTGCACATTCTCGGCCTGCTCTCCGACGGCGGCGTCCACAGCCACCAGGACCACCTGATTGCCATGGCCGAACTGGCCGCGCAGCGGGGTGCCGAAAAGATCTACCTGCACGCATTCCTCGACGGTCGTGACACCCCGCCACGCAGCGCGCAGTCGTCCATCGAGCTGCTCGATTCGACCTTTGCCAAGCTCGGCAAAGGCCGTATCGCCAGCCTCATCGGCCGTTACTACGCGATGGACCGCGACAACCGCTGGGACCGCGTCAGTGCTGCCTACAACCTGATCGTCGACAGCGTTGCCGAACACACCGCAGACAGCGCCACTGCCGGGCTCGAAGCGGCCTATATGCGTGGCGAGAGCGACGAGTTCGTCAAGGCCACGCGTATCGGCGAAGCGGTAAAGGTCGAAGATGGCGATGCCGTGATTTTCATGAACTTCCGCGCCGACCGCGCCCGTGAGCTGTCGCGCGTGTTCGTCGAAGCCGATTTCAACGAGTTCCCACGGGCCCGCCTGCCCAAACTGGCTGCCTACATCGGCCTGACCCAGTACTCGGCGAAAATCCCCGCCCCTGCGGCGTTTGCCCCGGCCAGCCTGAACAACGTGCTGGGTGAGTACCTGGCCAAGAACGGCAAGACCCAACTGCGCATCGCCGAGACCGAGAAGTATGCACACGTCACGTTCTTCTTCTCCGGGGGGCGCGAAGAGCCGTTCGAAGGCGAAGAGCGCATTCTGATCCCATCGCCGAAAGTCGCCACTTACGACCTGCAGCCGGAGATGAGCGCCCCAGAGGTCACCGACCGCATCGTCGAGGCCATCGAGCAGCAGCGCTATGACGTGATCGTGGTGAATTACGCCAACGGTGACATGGTCGGCCATACCGGCGTGTTCGAAGCCGCGGTCAAGGCCGTCGAAGCCCTGGATGGCTGTGTCGGTCGCATCGTCGAGGCCTTGGACAAGGTGGGCGGCGAAGCGCTGATCACCGCAGACCACGGCAACGTCGAGCAGATGGAAGACGAGTGCACCGGCCAGGCGCACACGGCCCACACCACCGAGCCGGTGCCTTTCATCTATGTCGGCAAACGCCAGGTCAAGGTTCGCGAGGGCGGCGTGCTGGCCGACGTGGCGCCGACCATGCTCAAGCTGCTGGGGCTGGAAAAGCCTGCGGAGATGACGGGTAGCTCGATTTTGGTCGACGGGTAA
- a CDS encoding rhodanese-like domain-containing protein, with translation MVAHLIQFATDHYILVAIFVVLLVLLLLNEIRRGGQSLSNGQLTALVNAEKGLVIDIRPAKEYSAGHIVGAVNIPQDKVATRMSELDKHKEKTLIVVDAMGQQSGTICRELLKAGYNAAKLSGGVSSWKADNLPLVK, from the coding sequence ATGGTTGCTCACCTGATTCAATTCGCGACAGATCACTACATCCTGGTTGCGATCTTCGTTGTTCTGCTGGTCCTGCTGCTGCTCAATGAAATCCGCCGCGGCGGCCAGAGCCTGAGCAATGGCCAACTGACCGCTCTGGTCAACGCCGAGAAAGGCCTTGTCATCGATATCCGCCCTGCCAAGGAATACTCCGCCGGCCACATCGTCGGTGCTGTGAACATCCCGCAGGACAAGGTCGCCACTCGCATGAGCGAACTGGACAAGCACAAAGAGAAGACCCTGATCGTCGTCGACGCGATGGGCCAGCAGTCCGGCACCATCTGCCGCGAACTGCTCAAGGCTGGTTACAACGCCGCCAAGCTGAGCGGTGGCGTTTCCAGCTGGAAAGCCGATAACCTGCCCCTGGTGAAGTGA
- the grxC gene encoding glutaredoxin 3: MNDVIVYSSDYCPYCMRAKYLLQSKGVAFEEIKVDGQPQVRAEMSQKAGRTSVPQIWIGSTHVGGCDDLYALERAGKLDALLKA; this comes from the coding sequence ATGAACGACGTCATCGTCTACTCCAGCGACTACTGCCCCTACTGCATGCGCGCCAAGTACCTGCTCCAGAGCAAGGGCGTGGCCTTCGAGGAAATCAAGGTCGACGGCCAGCCGCAAGTGCGCGCCGAGATGAGCCAGAAGGCCGGCCGGACTTCGGTGCCGCAGATCTGGATCGGCAGTACCCATGTCGGTGGTTGCGATGACCTCTACGCCCTGGAGCGCGCCGGCAAGCTCGACGCGCTGCTCAAGGCCTGA
- the secB gene encoding protein-export chaperone SecB, which produces MTDQQTNGAAAEDNSPQFSMQRIYVRDLSFEAPKSPQIFRQTWEPSVALDLNTKQKALEGDFHEVVLTLSVTVKNGDEVAFIAEVQQAGIFLIKNLDASSMSHTLGAFCPNILFPYARETLDSLVTRGSFPALMLSPVNFDALYAQEMQRMQEAGEAPTVQ; this is translated from the coding sequence ATGACTGACCAACAGACCAACGGCGCAGCAGCCGAAGACAACAGCCCTCAGTTCTCCATGCAGCGTATCTACGTGCGCGACCTGTCGTTCGAGGCCCCGAAAAGCCCGCAGATCTTCCGTCAGACCTGGGAGCCGAGCGTTGCCCTGGACCTGAACACCAAGCAGAAAGCCCTGGAAGGCGACTTCCACGAGGTGGTGCTGACCCTGTCGGTAACCGTCAAGAATGGTGACGAAGTGGCGTTCATCGCCGAAGTTCAGCAGGCCGGTATCTTCCTGATCAAGAACCTCGACGCCTCTTCCATGAGCCACACCCTGGGTGCGTTCTGCCCGAACATCCTGTTCCCGTACGCCCGCGAGACCCTGGATAGCCTGGTGACCCGTGGTTCGTTCCCGGCCCTGATGCTGTCGCCGGTCAACTTCGACGCCCTGTACGCGCAAGAGATGCAGCGCATGCAGGAAGCCGGCGAAGCGCCGACCGTGCAGTAA
- the trmL gene encoding tRNA (uridine(34)/cytosine(34)/5-carboxymethylaminomethyluridine(34)-2'-O)-methyltransferase TrmL: MFHVILFQPEIPPNTGNIIRLCANSGCDLHLIEPISFELDDKRLRRAGLDYHEYATLKRHESLAGCLESLGNPRLFAFTTKGSHPFHEVAYQPGDAFLFGPESRGLPAEVLDSLPAEQRLRLPMRPGCRSLNLSNTVAVTVYEAWRQQGFAGS; this comes from the coding sequence ATGTTTCACGTCATCCTTTTTCAACCTGAAATTCCGCCGAATACCGGCAACATCATTCGCCTCTGCGCCAACAGCGGTTGCGACCTGCACCTGATCGAACCGATCAGCTTCGAGCTGGACGACAAACGGCTGCGCCGTGCAGGGCTGGACTACCACGAGTATGCCACGCTCAAGCGCCACGAAAGCCTGGCCGGATGCCTGGAAAGCCTTGGCAACCCACGGCTGTTCGCCTTCACCACCAAGGGCTCGCACCCCTTTCATGAAGTCGCCTACCAGCCCGGCGATGCCTTCCTGTTCGGGCCCGAGAGCCGCGGCCTGCCCGCCGAGGTGCTGGACAGCCTGCCGGCCGAACAGCGCCTGCGCCTGCCGATGAGGCCTGGATGCCGCAGCCTGAACCTGTCCAACACTGTCGCGGTGACGGTGTATGAGGCGTGGCGCCAGCAAGGGTTTGCCGGGAGCTGA
- the ntrC gene encoding nitrogen regulation protein NR(I), producing MSRSETVWIVDDDRSIRWVLEKALQQEGMTTQSFDSADGVMGRLARQQPDVIISDIRMPGASGLDLLAQIRDQHPRLPVIIMTAHSDLDSAVASYQGGAFEYLPKPFDVDEAVSLVKRANQHAQEQQGLDVPQALARTPEIIGEAPAMQEVFRAIGRLSHSNITVLINGESGTGKELVAHALHRHSPRAASPFIALNMAAIPKDLMESELFGHEKGAFTGAANLRRGRFEQADGGTLFLDEIGDMPADTQTRLLRVLADGEFYRVGGHVPVKVDVRIIAATHQNLESLVQAGKFREDLFHRLNVIRIHIPRLADRREDIPALARHFLGRAAQELAVEPKLLKPETEEFIRNLPWPGNVRQLENTCRWITVMASSREVLVGDLPPELLNLPQDAAPVTNWEQALRQWADQALARGQSNLLDSAVPSFERIMIETALKHTAGRRRDAAVLLGWGRNTLTRKIKELGMNVDGGDDDEGDDH from the coding sequence ATGAGCCGAAGTGAAACCGTATGGATCGTCGACGATGATCGCTCCATCCGCTGGGTCCTGGAAAAAGCCCTGCAGCAGGAGGGTATGACCACCCAGAGCTTCGACAGCGCCGATGGGGTGATGGGCCGCCTGGCCCGGCAACAGCCGGACGTGATCATTTCCGACATTCGCATGCCGGGCGCCAGCGGCCTCGACCTGCTGGCACAGATTCGCGACCAACACCCGCGTCTGCCGGTCATCATCATGACCGCCCATTCCGACCTGGACAGCGCAGTCGCGTCGTACCAGGGCGGTGCTTTCGAGTACCTGCCCAAACCGTTCGACGTCGATGAGGCGGTCTCGCTGGTCAAGCGCGCCAACCAGCATGCGCAGGAACAGCAAGGCCTCGATGTGCCCCAGGCCCTGGCTCGTACCCCGGAAATCATCGGTGAAGCTCCGGCGATGCAGGAGGTGTTCCGTGCCATTGGTCGGCTGAGCCACTCCAACATCACCGTACTGATCAACGGCGAGTCCGGTACCGGCAAGGAGCTGGTGGCGCACGCCCTGCACCGCCACAGCCCGCGGGCTGCCTCACCGTTCATTGCCTTGAACATGGCCGCCATTCCCAAGGACCTGATGGAGTCGGAGCTGTTCGGCCATGAAAAAGGCGCCTTCACCGGCGCGGCCAACTTGCGACGCGGCCGCTTCGAGCAAGCGGACGGCGGCACCTTGTTCCTCGACGAAATCGGAGACATGCCTGCCGATACTCAGACACGCCTGCTGCGTGTACTGGCCGATGGCGAGTTCTACCGTGTGGGCGGCCATGTGCCCGTGAAGGTCGATGTGCGAATCATCGCTGCGACCCATCAAAATCTCGAGTCACTGGTACAGGCTGGCAAGTTCCGTGAAGACTTGTTCCATCGCCTGAACGTAATCCGTATTCATATCCCGCGCCTGGCCGACCGCCGCGAGGACATCCCAGCACTGGCCCGCCACTTCCTGGGCCGCGCGGCTCAGGAGCTGGCCGTCGAGCCGAAGCTGCTCAAGCCGGAAACCGAAGAATTCATCCGCAACCTGCCATGGCCTGGCAACGTCCGCCAGCTGGAAAACACCTGCCGCTGGATCACCGTCATGGCGTCCAGCCGCGAAGTGCTGGTCGGCGACCTGCCACCCGAGCTGCTCAACCTCCCGCAGGACGCGGCACCGGTAACCAACTGGGAGCAGGCGCTGCGCCAATGGGCCGACCAGGCCTTGGCCCGAGGGCAATCCAACCTGCTCGACAGCGCCGTGCCCAGCTTCGAACGGATCATGATCGAGACAGCGCTCAAGCACACTGCCGGGCGTCGCCGGGATGCCGCAGTGCTGCTGGGGTGGGGGCGCAATACCCTGACCCGCAAGATCAAGGAACTGGGGATGAACGTCGATGGCGGGGATGACGATGAGGGCGATGATCACTGA
- the glnL gene encoding nitrogen regulation protein NR(II), which yields MTISDAQHRLLLDNLTTATLLLNAELRLEYMNPAAEMLLAVSGQRSHGQFISELFTESSEALNSLRQAVEQAHPFTKREAQLTSLTGQTITVDYAVTPILHQGNTLLLLEVHPRDRLLRITKEEAQLSKQETTKMLVRGLAHEIKNPLGGIRGAAQLLARELPEDGLRDYTNVIIEEADRLRNLVDRMLGSNKLPSLAMTNIHEVLERVCSLVDAESQGCITLVRDYDPSLPDVLIDREQMIQAVLNIVRNAMQAISSQNELRLGRITLRSRAMRQFTIGHVRHRLVARVEIIDNGPGIPSELQDTLFYPMVSGRPDGTGLGLAITQNIISQHQGLIECESHAGHTAFSIFLPLEQGATAS from the coding sequence ATGACCATCAGCGATGCACAGCACCGTCTGCTTCTGGACAACCTGACCACAGCTACGCTCCTGCTCAACGCCGAGCTGCGCCTGGAGTACATGAACCCGGCTGCGGAAATGCTCCTGGCCGTGAGTGGCCAGCGCAGCCATGGGCAGTTCATCAGTGAACTGTTCACCGAATCGTCCGAGGCGCTCAACTCGCTGCGCCAGGCGGTCGAACAGGCGCACCCGTTCACCAAGCGCGAAGCCCAACTGACCTCGCTGACCGGGCAGACCATCACGGTCGACTATGCCGTGACACCCATCTTGCACCAGGGCAACACCCTGCTGCTGCTGGAGGTACACCCGCGTGACCGCCTGCTGCGCATCACCAAGGAAGAAGCCCAGCTGAGCAAGCAGGAAACCACCAAGATGCTGGTCCGCGGCCTCGCCCACGAGATCAAGAACCCGCTGGGCGGCATCCGTGGCGCGGCGCAACTGCTGGCCCGGGAATTGCCCGAAGATGGCCTGCGCGACTACACCAATGTGATCATCGAAGAGGCCGATCGCCTGCGCAACCTGGTCGACCGCATGCTCGGTTCGAACAAGCTGCCATCGCTGGCCATGACCAACATTCACGAAGTCCTTGAGCGGGTCTGCAGCCTGGTCGACGCAGAAAGCCAAGGATGCATCACTTTGGTGCGTGACTATGACCCGAGCCTGCCGGACGTACTGATCGACCGCGAGCAGATGATCCAGGCGGTGCTGAATATCGTGCGCAACGCGATGCAGGCGATCAGCTCGCAGAACGAGTTGCGCCTGGGCCGCATCACCCTGCGCAGCCGCGCGATGCGCCAGTTCACCATCGGCCATGTACGCCACCGCCTGGTGGCCCGCGTCGAGATCATCGATAACGGCCCCGGCATCCCCAGTGAACTGCAAGACACGCTCTTCTATCCCATGGTCAGTGGCCGCCCGGACGGTACCGGGCTGGGCCTGGCCATTACCCAGAACATCATCAGCCAGCACCAGGGCCTGATCGAGTGTGAAAGCCACGCCGGCCACACGGCCTTTTCGATCTTCCTGCCACTGGAACAAGGAGCCACCGCCTCATGA
- a CDS encoding chorismate mutase — protein MQRATFVLVITFGLLGCQASSPSEPEFQPLLSSIEQRLDLATSVAVHKWDHHLPVEAPERERQVLSGVQQMAPDYDLSPERAAAFFADQIEANKLIQYTLRDRWAMLGQRPPAKPLDLANQIRPRLDQLQATLLFELARFDQQRYPDCRQELARALARRTNDPLRHQALVRATSQLCVDH, from the coding sequence ATGCAACGCGCCACCTTTGTGCTCGTCATCACCTTCGGCCTTCTCGGCTGCCAGGCATCATCACCTTCTGAACCCGAATTCCAACCCTTGCTTTCCAGCATCGAGCAGCGCCTGGACCTGGCCACCTCGGTAGCGGTACACAAATGGGACCACCACCTGCCCGTGGAGGCCCCCGAACGCGAGCGGCAGGTGCTGTCAGGTGTCCAACAGATGGCACCGGACTACGACCTGAGCCCTGAGCGCGCCGCTGCGTTCTTCGCTGACCAGATCGAAGCCAACAAGCTGATCCAGTACACCCTGCGCGATCGCTGGGCAATGCTAGGGCAACGCCCGCCGGCCAAACCGCTCGACCTTGCCAACCAGATTCGCCCCCGCCTGGACCAACTCCAGGCGACGCTCCTGTTCGAACTGGCCCGGTTTGACCAGCAACGTTACCCAGACTGCAGGCAAGAACTCGCCCGCGCCCTGGCGCGACGCACCAACGACCCTTTACGCCACCAGGCGCTGGTGCGCGCCACCTCACAGCTGTGTGTCGACCACTAG